In a genomic window of Alcanivorax sp.:
- a CDS encoding magnesium transporter: MTQSMELTEKVERIRELTALDAAEELVRLPADDIQFILSRLPAGQAATIASHLGEVAAPDNAASLAVLSGMEATIGELMTPVTATLPESTTVAEALAFMVKSADVTEISYIFATQDDRLVGVVGMRDLILSKPSEVLSDIMVREPFAFEQDTLVKDAVSEVLYRHYRMYPVVDEQQRVVGEVRGWKLYERIATELSAQAGSQYGVAKEEQINTPVLAAFRMRHPWLQVNLVTAFAAAFVVGMFESTITQIVALAAFLPVLAGQSGNTGCQALAITLRGITLGQMKGYPVSKLLRKEILLGALNGAAVGVIAGLAMFAYALATDAASPTMLGIVIFIAMIGACVGSGIFGVTVPLVLKRFGADPATASSIFLTTFTDIIGMGLMLFLATSMVL; encoded by the coding sequence ATGACGCAGAGTATGGAGTTGACCGAGAAAGTCGAGCGTATCCGCGAGCTTACAGCCCTGGATGCCGCTGAGGAGTTGGTGAGGCTACCCGCCGACGATATCCAGTTTATTCTTTCAAGACTGCCTGCCGGTCAGGCCGCGACGATTGCCTCTCACCTGGGGGAGGTTGCCGCGCCGGATAACGCGGCCAGTCTTGCTGTGCTCTCTGGCATGGAGGCCACCATCGGTGAACTGATGACACCGGTGACGGCCACCCTGCCAGAGAGCACGACGGTCGCCGAGGCGTTGGCGTTTATGGTCAAAAGCGCGGATGTCACCGAGATCAGCTATATTTTTGCGACCCAGGACGATCGGCTGGTTGGTGTGGTTGGCATGCGTGATCTAATTCTGTCGAAGCCCTCCGAGGTGCTTTCAGACATCATGGTCCGCGAGCCCTTCGCTTTCGAGCAGGACACGCTGGTGAAAGATGCCGTCAGCGAGGTGCTGTACCGCCACTATCGCATGTACCCGGTGGTCGACGAACAGCAGCGCGTAGTGGGTGAGGTGCGTGGCTGGAAACTCTACGAGCGCATTGCCACTGAGCTGAGCGCCCAGGCAGGTTCCCAGTATGGTGTGGCCAAAGAGGAACAGATAAACACGCCGGTGTTGGCGGCCTTCCGTATGCGCCATCCGTGGCTGCAGGTGAATCTGGTTACCGCTTTCGCTGCCGCTTTTGTGGTTGGCATGTTCGAGAGCACCATCACCCAGATCGTTGCCCTGGCTGCATTCCTGCCGGTACTGGCAGGGCAAAGCGGGAACACCGGCTGTCAGGCGCTGGCCATCACATTACGCGGCATTACGCTGGGGCAGATGAAGGGCTACCCGGTCAGCAAGTTATTACGCAAGGAAATCCTCCTGGGGGCACTCAACGGCGCCGCCGTGGGTGTTATCGCGGGCCTTGCCATGTTTGCCTATGCGCTGGCCACCGATGCAGCCAGCCCCACCATGCTTGGCATTGTCATTTTCATCGCCATGATCGGTGCCTGCGTAGGCAGCGGCATATTCGGGGTGACAGTCCCACTGGTGCTCAAACGCTTTGGTGCTGACCCAGCGACGGCCAGCAGCATTTTTTTAACCACCTTTACGGATATCATCGGCATGGGCCTGATGCTGTTTCTGGCTACGTCGATGGTGCTTTAA
- the fadA gene encoding acetyl-CoA C-acyltransferase FadA yields MSLNPNDVVIVDAVRTPMGKSRNGQFRHVRAEKLSSLLVEALMERNPNWDIQQTEDVIWGCVNQTKEQGMNIARNIAMLAGLPRTSAAQTVNRLCGSSMQALHSAAQAIQTGNGDVFVIGGVEHMGHVAMDHGVDINPEISKVTAKASNMMGLTAEMLGKMHGISREQQDEFGVRSHRLAWEATQEGRWKNEIVPIEGHDQEGNKVLCEIDEVIRPGASIEDMQKLRPVFDPANGTVTAGTSSALSDGASAMLVMSAAKAEEMGLKPRAKIVSMAVAGCDAAIMGYGPVPATQKALARAGLTIDDIDYVELNEAFAAQSLPVMKDLKLLDVADQKVNLNGGAIALGHPLGCSGARITGTLLNVLEWKGGKLGLATMCIGLGQGIATVIERV; encoded by the coding sequence ATGAGCTTGAATCCTAATGACGTAGTAATCGTCGATGCGGTCCGTACTCCCATGGGCAAGAGCCGTAATGGCCAGTTCCGTCACGTGCGTGCCGAAAAACTGTCTTCCCTGCTGGTGGAAGCGCTCATGGAGCGTAACCCCAACTGGGACATCCAGCAGACCGAAGACGTGATCTGGGGCTGTGTGAACCAGACCAAAGAACAGGGCATGAACATCGCCCGTAACATCGCCATGCTGGCGGGTCTGCCGCGCACCAGCGCAGCCCAGACCGTGAACCGTCTGTGTGGCTCTTCCATGCAGGCGTTGCACTCTGCGGCCCAGGCTATCCAGACCGGCAACGGTGACGTGTTCGTCATCGGTGGTGTGGAGCACATGGGTCACGTGGCCATGGATCACGGTGTGGACATCAACCCGGAGATCTCCAAGGTCACCGCCAAGGCCTCCAACATGATGGGCCTGACTGCCGAAATGCTGGGCAAGATGCACGGCATCAGCCGTGAACAGCAGGACGAGTTCGGTGTCCGCTCCCACCGCCTGGCCTGGGAAGCCACCCAGGAAGGTCGCTGGAAGAACGAGATCGTTCCCATCGAAGGTCACGACCAGGAAGGCAACAAGGTTCTGTGCGAGATCGACGAAGTGATCCGTCCCGGTGCCAGCATCGAAGACATGCAGAAACTGCGTCCGGTATTCGATCCGGCCAACGGTACCGTTACTGCCGGTACTTCCTCTGCCCTGTCAGACGGTGCCTCCGCCATGCTGGTCATGAGCGCTGCCAAGGCCGAAGAAATGGGCCTCAAGCCCCGCGCCAAGATCGTCTCCATGGCCGTTGCCGGCTGCGACGCCGCCATCATGGGTTACGGTCCCGTACCGGCCACCCAGAAGGCCCTGGCACGTGCCGGCCTGACCATCGACGACATCGACTACGTGGAGCTGAACGAAGCGTTCGCCGCCCAGTCCCTGCCCGTCATGAAAGACCTGAAGCTGCTGGACGTGGCCGACCAGAAAGTGAACCTGAACGGCGGCGCCATCGCCCTGGGTCACCCGCTGGGCTGCTCCGGTGCGCGTATCACCGGCACCCTGCTGAATGTGCTGGAATGGAAAGGCGGCAAACTCGGCCTGGCCACCATGTGTATCGGCCTGGGTCAGGGCATCGCGACTGTGATCGAGCGTGTATAA
- a CDS encoding peptidoglycan recognition family protein, translated as MSVAATLRIKPADDESVRGASALQVRVIYPLPAEEGETPAFASSVIHLDDSGHGKATLDPVDHTKNAEAIIENLQGQELHRIEDIGLANAHDRMPVIVEVDAALLKKISKKSPTPQQPYLHRSGYFDSLADETIDFRKWTLSVDVINDDNKKAALLKLLGKPEGSPLTNGAAIVPKDAETLDSLGALDLSGAELKFDGGFSVQRPINDDIMCWAWVLKGPKLIIGLRIDPPYEQQRDDLRIFLPFEDADTEPTDEECKDCSPRDTPLDVEEQNLINNPERFGDDPGSYCRPFSNPARILGERRFHTIFRVEQPEIESTSSVQPDYNILMQKSTAMLDLDTIDSHDSSENEETRIRSTSANSISGQNLTVFNSLANGARFINDAIRKKLPPISAIDYLPLPRIPWRNRREPVGPGNPIDWDGNPSQYQSLSVAGGHIFEWRVQWRSNGYSLGNVAHTLTLAPRQTRRIVKLDWQRRETSARTERTTFAEEVSQATDRERDYSNAVRSNLNEWSQGGSSSKTTSAAGGLGFAMKGFVIGGGAAHGSASSNAWQEGERSISATEEQHLRDAIRQYGDSLRQFESTVVNEVDQSEQVEGVSEVVRNPNYCHSLTVIYHEILRHIRVDTVLAGVRECLFVPFSVRPFTLPRLARWKNTLEKSLAIPELRWALKYLDDLLDNWENSPLPEGERREQPLEYLSGSLYIKLGIERPKDEYGADELDEDMRDEGVTGERITYRLWDQWAPLLPFSVGKVVSMFREFTPSQRDAYFQKSIAPAMARRWVDTLKLTDKNGTELEGADFTLAGDYDFNDVVRVDFQVPVREIDKSGDAPAQQEGLTRKDIEQLSVKAVTGLPVGSFANVTHGTIDFRTIHYGRKVRSPRYQRDLISAPMVTPDGLVTVVNPEKAVLDFPSSPWEKANMRDEAKMALNRIVDHINENLHHYHKLIWWRMDRDELFMMLDGFALSDSDRRSIASVVERDPIAIAGNSLVFRVSSGAFLGINGYESLTQAMDRYTNKVGPSMPMRVSLPTGGLYAQAIMDDCNACEEHEGSTDWVLNDEDPALADFPSGWMDSRRSEPQGTTPSNMPDSIINLQNAPAAPTPQGFSDMLNVLGSSSAFDDKSGLAGTQKNALSALNAAGQLASKFGGYALTSHLAELEADKNAGKNFDKKRAAIERAMKARVLSQEAGEKAMEDAAREINQKSDRGVSDKGMELLEKHAKGRDFSIKQETPWETLEASVREEAEADGYTGSLKGKKLYAQLYQVDGDGNLHPVASDAVPADYCAKYEPDNEGTLIVGAREIEIPGLTMKNWTASGVEKFTHSSVTCRDHADVTQAIVHETLTDDWSEDRQRNFNNNRGLSTHLAILPDGTVYQHMDLVQRAVHAGPLNAHSIGIDMVKRHQAEGDDGLDVIWADGNANYNLPTPAQCKAAYTLLHWLFNNYNTHGLAIPDDWAGIRDSHYFFYYLKEYKNGTTTDEPGIYAHGHIGGDGNHVDGHFTTLYLWLRLKANGGSGMSHEDAWAEAQTISTSANYNNDLSQPASDLSGSE; from the coding sequence ATGTCAGTAGCAGCCACCCTGCGGATAAAACCCGCCGATGACGAGAGCGTACGAGGTGCCAGCGCCCTGCAGGTACGGGTTATCTATCCACTACCAGCAGAGGAAGGAGAAACACCAGCATTCGCCTCATCAGTCATTCACCTGGATGATTCCGGCCATGGCAAGGCCACCCTTGACCCTGTGGATCATACGAAAAACGCGGAAGCTATTATCGAGAACCTGCAAGGTCAGGAACTTCATCGAATTGAAGATATAGGGCTTGCCAATGCCCACGACCGCATGCCGGTTATCGTCGAAGTGGATGCGGCTCTCCTCAAGAAGATCAGCAAGAAAAGTCCTACTCCCCAGCAGCCTTATCTGCACCGTTCCGGTTATTTTGACAGCCTGGCGGATGAAACCATCGATTTCCGGAAATGGACCCTGAGTGTCGATGTCATCAACGATGACAACAAGAAGGCAGCGTTACTCAAACTTCTTGGTAAGCCTGAAGGCAGCCCCTTGACCAATGGCGCTGCGATTGTCCCCAAAGATGCGGAAACGCTGGATAGCCTTGGCGCGCTGGATCTGAGTGGCGCAGAGCTGAAGTTCGACGGCGGTTTTTCTGTTCAACGCCCCATTAACGACGACATCATGTGCTGGGCCTGGGTACTGAAGGGCCCCAAGCTGATCATCGGCTTGCGCATTGACCCACCCTATGAACAACAACGGGACGACCTGCGCATTTTTCTGCCGTTTGAGGACGCCGATACCGAACCAACAGATGAAGAGTGCAAAGACTGCTCCCCCAGGGACACCCCCCTGGACGTGGAAGAGCAGAACCTGATCAACAACCCGGAGCGGTTCGGTGACGACCCAGGCTCCTACTGCCGGCCATTCAGTAACCCGGCAAGGATCCTGGGTGAAAGGCGATTTCACACCATTTTCCGGGTTGAGCAGCCCGAAATTGAATCCACCAGTTCGGTGCAGCCCGACTACAATATTCTGATGCAGAAAAGCACTGCCATGCTGGATCTGGATACGATTGACAGCCATGACAGCAGCGAGAATGAAGAAACCCGGATTCGAAGCACATCGGCGAATTCCATTAGCGGCCAGAATCTTACAGTGTTTAATAGCCTCGCCAATGGCGCCCGCTTCATCAACGATGCTATCAGGAAAAAGCTTCCCCCGATTTCAGCCATCGACTATCTGCCGCTTCCCAGGATTCCCTGGAGGAATCGCCGAGAACCGGTTGGACCAGGCAACCCCATTGACTGGGATGGCAACCCGTCACAGTACCAATCTCTCTCGGTTGCCGGGGGGCATATATTCGAGTGGCGGGTTCAGTGGCGCTCGAACGGCTACTCACTAGGTAACGTGGCTCATACGTTAACACTTGCGCCGCGACAAACGCGCCGTATCGTCAAACTGGACTGGCAGAGGCGTGAAACAAGCGCCCGCACTGAAAGAACCACCTTCGCCGAAGAAGTCTCTCAGGCAACGGACAGGGAAAGAGACTACAGCAATGCGGTGCGCTCCAACCTGAACGAGTGGAGCCAGGGCGGCAGCTCATCCAAGACCACCAGTGCCGCCGGTGGGCTGGGCTTTGCCATGAAAGGCTTTGTCATCGGTGGCGGTGCCGCCCATGGCAGCGCGTCTTCCAATGCCTGGCAGGAAGGAGAAAGATCGATTTCTGCCACCGAAGAGCAACATCTGCGTGATGCCATACGACAATATGGCGACTCCCTTCGACAATTTGAAAGCACCGTCGTCAATGAGGTTGACCAGTCAGAGCAAGTAGAAGGGGTCTCTGAAGTTGTAAGAAATCCCAACTACTGCCACTCCCTCACTGTTATCTACCATGAGATCCTGCGGCATATCCGTGTGGATACCGTGCTTGCCGGGGTACGAGAATGCCTGTTCGTTCCTTTCTCTGTCAGGCCGTTCACCCTCCCCAGGCTGGCACGCTGGAAAAACACTCTGGAGAAATCACTCGCCATTCCAGAGCTGCGCTGGGCTCTGAAGTATCTTGATGACCTTCTGGATAACTGGGAAAACTCCCCATTGCCAGAAGGTGAACGCAGAGAGCAACCGCTGGAGTATCTGTCTGGCTCCCTCTATATCAAACTCGGCATTGAAAGACCCAAGGACGAATATGGTGCTGATGAGCTTGATGAGGACATGCGCGATGAAGGCGTGACCGGGGAAAGGATCACCTACCGGCTATGGGATCAGTGGGCTCCCCTGCTGCCATTTTCCGTAGGCAAGGTGGTATCCATGTTCAGGGAATTTACTCCCTCTCAGCGGGATGCATATTTCCAGAAGTCCATTGCCCCGGCCATGGCTCGGCGCTGGGTCGACACCCTGAAACTGACAGACAAGAACGGCACGGAACTTGAGGGCGCCGACTTTACCCTTGCCGGCGACTACGATTTCAACGACGTGGTCAGGGTGGATTTTCAAGTGCCCGTCCGGGAGATCGACAAATCCGGAGACGCCCCCGCCCAACAGGAAGGCCTGACAAGAAAGGATATCGAGCAGCTGTCCGTAAAAGCCGTAACCGGGCTTCCGGTGGGCTCATTTGCCAATGTCACCCACGGGACAATCGACTTCAGAACCATTCACTATGGGCGCAAGGTTCGCAGCCCCCGCTACCAACGGGACCTTATCAGCGCGCCCATGGTAACACCTGATGGCCTGGTCACCGTGGTCAACCCAGAGAAAGCCGTTCTCGACTTTCCTTCCAGCCCCTGGGAAAAGGCAAACATGCGGGACGAAGCCAAAATGGCGCTCAATCGCATTGTCGATCACATCAACGAGAACCTGCATCACTATCACAAATTGATCTGGTGGAGGATGGACCGGGATGAGCTGTTCATGATGCTGGACGGCTTTGCCCTGTCAGACAGTGATCGTCGCTCCATCGCCTCGGTGGTTGAACGCGATCCCATTGCGATTGCCGGCAACTCGCTGGTCTTCCGAGTCTCTTCCGGCGCCTTCCTGGGCATCAATGGCTATGAGTCACTCACACAGGCCATGGATCGTTACACCAACAAGGTGGGGCCAAGCATGCCTATGCGGGTCAGCCTTCCCACGGGAGGCCTCTATGCGCAGGCCATTATGGACGATTGCAATGCCTGTGAAGAACACGAAGGCTCAACGGACTGGGTACTCAACGACGAGGATCCGGCTCTGGCCGACTTCCCCAGCGGCTGGATGGATTCACGCCGGTCAGAACCGCAGGGCACCACACCCAGCAACATGCCCGATTCCATCATCAATTTGCAAAACGCCCCGGCAGCCCCCACTCCCCAAGGCTTCTCAGATATGCTCAATGTACTGGGTAGCAGCAGCGCCTTCGACGATAAATCCGGGCTGGCCGGCACCCAGAAAAATGCTCTCTCTGCACTGAATGCAGCCGGCCAACTGGCCAGCAAATTCGGCGGCTATGCACTGACGTCGCATCTGGCGGAGCTGGAAGCCGACAAAAACGCCGGCAAGAACTTCGACAAAAAGCGGGCAGCCATTGAGCGGGCCATGAAAGCCCGCGTGCTGTCCCAGGAAGCCGGCGAAAAAGCCATGGAAGATGCCGCCAGGGAGATCAACCAGAAGAGTGATCGTGGCGTATCCGATAAAGGCATGGAGCTGCTGGAGAAACACGCCAAAGGGCGCGATTTCAGCATCAAGCAGGAAACCCCCTGGGAAACCCTCGAAGCCTCTGTTCGCGAGGAAGCGGAAGCCGACGGCTATACCGGGTCCCTGAAAGGGAAAAAACTCTATGCGCAACTGTACCAGGTGGACGGGGACGGCAACCTGCACCCTGTGGCCAGTGATGCGGTCCCGGCAGATTACTGTGCGAAATATGAGCCGGACAATGAAGGCACCCTGATCGTCGGTGCCAGGGAAATAGAAATCCCCGGCCTCACGATGAAAAACTGGACAGCCTCAGGTGTCGAGAAATTCACCCACAGTTCAGTCACCTGCAGAGATCATGCTGACGTTACACAGGCCATCGTCCATGAAACCCTGACCGATGACTGGTCCGAGGATCGCCAACGCAACTTCAACAATAACAGAGGCCTTTCCACCCACCTGGCCATTCTTCCGGATGGCACGGTTTACCAGCATATGGACCTGGTCCAGCGAGCAGTTCATGCAGGACCGCTCAATGCGCATTCCATAGGCATTGATATGGTCAAACGCCACCAGGCAGAGGGTGACGACGGGCTGGATGTTATCTGGGCCGACGGTAACGCCAACTACAACCTGCCAACCCCGGCCCAGTGCAAGGCGGCCTATACCCTGCTCCACTGGCTATTCAACAATTACAACACCCATGGCCTGGCCATCCCCGATGACTGGGCAGGCATTCGCGACAGCCACTATTTCTTCTATTATCTGAAAGAATACAAAAACGGCACTACCACCGATGAACCCGGCATTTATGCCCATGGCCACATCGGCGGTGACGGCAATCATGTGGACGGCCACTTCACCACCCTGTACCTCTGGCTTCGCCTGAAGGCAAACGGCGGTAGCGGCATGAGCCATGAGGACGCTTGGGCAGAAGCCCAGACAATCAGCACCTCAGCGAACTACAACAACGACCTGAGCCAGCCCGCATCCGATCTGTCAGGGAGTGAGTAA
- a CDS encoding glutathione S-transferase translates to MSASFDCLYSFRRCPYAMRARLGILFAGLQVELREVTLKNKPAQMLAISPKGTVPVLQLVDGTVIEESRDIIVWALEQQDPQGLLDATILPQANALIEQNDNEFKYWLDRYKYADRHVDMTQTEYRQRGEGFLQVLEALLNRNAYLLGEAPSIADIGIMPFVRQFAHVDRDVFSQLPYPNLQRWLQHWLEYPLFLQTMVKLPVWQGGDDVVVFPARS, encoded by the coding sequence ATGTCAGCCTCATTTGATTGTCTGTATTCCTTTCGTCGCTGTCCCTATGCCATGCGGGCCCGCCTGGGAATTTTGTTTGCGGGTTTGCAGGTTGAGCTTCGGGAAGTGACCCTGAAAAACAAGCCTGCGCAAATGCTGGCGATTAGCCCTAAAGGCACCGTGCCTGTGTTGCAGCTTGTCGATGGTACTGTCATTGAAGAAAGCCGGGACATCATCGTGTGGGCGCTGGAGCAGCAGGATCCACAAGGCCTGCTAGACGCAACGATTTTGCCTCAGGCGAATGCGCTGATTGAGCAAAACGATAATGAGTTCAAGTATTGGCTGGACCGCTATAAATACGCCGACCGCCATGTTGATATGACTCAGACGGAGTATCGGCAACGAGGAGAGGGCTTTCTTCAGGTCCTGGAGGCGTTGCTGAACAGAAATGCTTACCTGCTTGGGGAGGCACCGAGCATCGCGGATATTGGCATTATGCCGTTCGTCCGCCAATTCGCCCATGTTGATCGCGATGTGTTTAGCCAGCTGCCTTACCCGAATCTGCAGCGGTGGTTACAGCACTGGTTGGAGTACCCTCTCTTTCTCCAAACCATGGTCAAGCTGCCTGTATGGCAGGGGGGCGATGATGTGGTGGTGTTTCCTGCTCGCTCCTGA
- a CDS encoding DUF2892 domain-containing protein has translation MKTNVGNADRTLRLVAGVAIIALGMVYQSWWGAVGLIPLFTGATRWCPAYLPFGISTCKTSSARE, from the coding sequence ATGAAAACCAACGTGGGTAACGCAGACCGTACTTTGCGGTTAGTGGCGGGTGTGGCCATCATTGCCCTGGGCATGGTGTATCAGAGCTGGTGGGGTGCCGTCGGCCTTATCCCGCTGTTCACCGGCGCCACCCGCTGGTGTCCGGCCTATCTGCCGTTCGGCATTTCCACTTGCAAGACGTCCAGCGCCCGGGAGTGA
- a CDS encoding DUF2505 domain-containing protein translates to MQFHESNRYPYPADAVVQVFGDKDYFIKKYSGAGASNIQLLEEQHNDGKTRIAISRHVDIDVDIPAFARKFVPDTITVVQIDSWDQTTLRGNLDIQFKGMPAVVKCDMTLTDEDDGCVLNLNFTVDINVPLIGDKLANVVGADLKKKFERDSHHAQAVMAEFVPRYL, encoded by the coding sequence ATGCAATTTCATGAATCAAACCGCTATCCCTACCCCGCTGACGCTGTGGTGCAAGTCTTCGGCGACAAAGACTATTTCATCAAGAAATATAGCGGGGCCGGCGCCAGCAATATTCAGCTACTCGAAGAACAACATAACGACGGCAAAACCCGCATTGCCATAAGCCGTCACGTGGATATTGATGTCGATATCCCCGCTTTCGCGCGCAAGTTTGTGCCCGACACCATTACGGTTGTGCAAATCGATAGCTGGGACCAAACCACCCTGCGCGGCAACCTGGATATCCAATTCAAAGGCATGCCCGCCGTAGTGAAATGCGACATGACGCTGACCGACGAGGACGACGGATGCGTGTTGAACCTCAACTTCACGGTGGACATCAACGTCCCATTAATTGGCGACAAGCTCGCCAATGTGGTGGGAGCCGATTTGAAAAAGAAGTTCGAACGCGACTCACACCATGCACAGGCAGTGATGGCAGAATTTGTGCCACGTTATCTTTGA
- a CDS encoding amidoligase family protein has translation MGFELEFSGIAFRDTARVVCDTLNGKVTDETAAEVCVQTDHGDFNIELDWDLLKTMAAKAGNAAEELLHPLSKAAGLLVPVEVVCPPLPVTSLHILDDLVKALRKAGANGTEESLIAAYGVHINTEIPALDAPTIHRYLRAFMLLQWWQVEANDVNLARRISPYIDLFEESYIKVLLTRKAPDINTLIDDYLEHNPSRNRALDMLPLFSEIDADRVRATVDDARIKSRPTFHYRLPNCQIDDPQWSLASSWIHWCRVEQLANDDASLQELGEAFLAADRPLIGVDRGAWVKRISRWLDDHT, from the coding sequence GTGGGGTTCGAGCTAGAGTTCTCTGGTATTGCATTCCGCGATACCGCCCGCGTGGTGTGCGATACGCTCAACGGAAAGGTGACAGACGAAACCGCCGCGGAAGTGTGTGTGCAAACCGATCACGGTGATTTCAATATCGAGCTCGACTGGGATTTGCTCAAGACCATGGCGGCCAAGGCGGGCAACGCCGCGGAGGAGCTGCTGCATCCGCTGTCGAAGGCGGCTGGACTGCTGGTACCGGTCGAAGTGGTGTGCCCGCCACTGCCCGTCACATCACTGCATATTCTTGATGACTTGGTGAAGGCCCTGCGCAAGGCCGGCGCAAACGGAACCGAAGAATCATTGATTGCGGCCTATGGCGTGCACATCAATACGGAAATTCCGGCACTGGATGCGCCCACCATTCACCGTTACTTGCGCGCGTTCATGTTGCTCCAGTGGTGGCAGGTCGAGGCCAACGATGTCAATCTGGCACGACGAATCAGCCCTTACATCGACTTGTTCGAGGAGTCATATATCAAGGTCTTGCTGACGCGAAAGGCGCCGGATATCAATACCCTGATCGACGATTATCTTGAGCATAACCCCAGCCGCAACCGCGCGCTGGACATGCTTCCCCTGTTTTCCGAAATCGATGCCGACCGTGTTCGTGCCACCGTCGATGACGCGAGGATCAAATCACGGCCGACCTTTCATTACCGACTCCCCAACTGCCAGATTGACGACCCGCAATGGAGCCTCGCATCCTCCTGGATACACTGGTGTCGGGTTGAACAACTCGCCAACGACGACGCCTCACTCCAGGAACTGGGCGAGGCATTCCTGGCGGCGGACAGGCCGCTGATTGGTGTGGATCGTGGCGCTTGGGTGAAAAGGATATCCCGATGGCTGGACGACCACACATAG
- a CDS encoding type 1 glutamine amidotransferase: MAGRPHIGVTGNHRRWAPAWWCTALALRLCGAVPQRISVHHPWQGAPPDALVIGGGNDISPEHYGGEVDARVKLDPERDTLEIEWIRHALKHDIPMIGICRGAQLINTVLGGTLHNDIRHIRRLTYNRPGLLPTKQVWLEPDSRLAHITGKTKLRVNSLHHQAVKRPADPLRRTGWDLDKIIQAIEPTDNIPVLGVQWHPEYMIYLRSQFRIFHWLVDNARDRLPQP; encoded by the coding sequence ATGGCTGGACGACCACACATAGGCGTTACCGGCAACCACCGTCGCTGGGCGCCGGCCTGGTGGTGTACGGCGCTGGCATTACGCCTGTGCGGTGCGGTTCCCCAGCGCATTTCCGTTCATCATCCGTGGCAGGGCGCGCCACCGGATGCACTGGTGATCGGTGGCGGTAACGATATCAGCCCGGAGCATTACGGCGGTGAAGTCGATGCCAGGGTCAAGCTCGATCCAGAACGAGACACACTGGAAATCGAATGGATTCGGCACGCGCTTAAACACGATATCCCCATGATTGGCATATGCCGTGGGGCGCAACTGATCAACACCGTCCTCGGCGGCACCCTGCACAATGACATCCGCCATATTCGCCGTCTGACCTACAATCGCCCCGGCCTGCTGCCGACCAAACAGGTCTGGCTCGAACCCGATTCCAGACTCGCCCACATCACCGGCAAAACCAAGCTCCGCGTCAACAGCCTGCACCATCAGGCCGTAAAGCGCCCGGCCGACCCCCTACGCCGCACCGGCTGGGATCTGGACAAGATCATTCAGGCCATTGAGCCCACCGACAATATCCCCGTCCTCGGCGTCCAGTGGCACCCTGAATACATGATCTACCTGCGGTCACAATTCCGGATCTTCCACTGGCTGGTGGACAATGCACGGGATCGATTACCCCAGCCTTGA